The uncultured Bacteroides sp. genomic sequence GAAATCAGAAGCTTTACTTATAGGCAATAAGGAAATGTCTGATGAAAATAAGGCCGTTCTTGAAGAACTGTTGTTCCGTATGGATGCCGTTAAAACAGCAGAAGACAAAAAATACGTGCTGATGAATGTACCTGAAGATAAACTGAAAGAGATTACTGCGGTTCTTCCAGGAATGAGGAGCCCAACAGTGATGCCACTTGCACAGGAAGGCTGGTGCTCTGTTCACGCCGTATTGGATGAAAAACGTTTCTGGGAAATTATTGGAAAGCTGAAAGCTCTTGGAGCCGAAGGCATCTTAGTCTTGCCTATTGAAAAGATGATTCTTTAATAAGTCTATGAAAGTAATCAAATATCCCCAAAAAGAGGAGTGGAAGGAAATTCTGAAACGCCCCGCACTTAATACTGAAAGCTTGAATGATACGGTAAAGGGAATTCTGAACCGTGTGAAAGCTGAGGGAGATAAAGCGGTGCTTGAGTGCGAAGCCACTTTTGATAAAGTGCAGCTTAACAGCTTAGCTGTTGCTCCAGAAGAGATCAAAGAAGCAGAAAGCCTGATTAGTGAAGAACTGAAAACAGCTATTCTGCTTGCTAAAGAAAATATAGAAACCTTTCACACAGCGCAACGCTTTACCGGAAAAAAGGTGGAGACTCGTCCGGGTGTGGTTTGCTGGCAAAAGGCTGTAGGCATTGAAAAGGTTGGATTGTATATTCCAGGAGGAACAGCTCCTCTGTTCTCTACCGTATTGATGCTGGCTACTCCTGCCCGTATAGCTGGATGCAAGGAGATTGTGCTTTGCACACCTCCCAACCGTGAAGGAAAAGTACACCCTGCTATCTTGTTTGCCGCCCAACAAGCCGGTGTAAATAAGATATTCAAAGCGGGTGGGGTACAGGCTATAGCTGCCATGGCTTACGGAACAGAATCTGTACCTAAGGTATATAAGATATTTGGTCCGGGAAATCAATATGTCACCGCAGCCAAGCAACTCGTTTCTTTGCGTGATGTAGCAATTGATATGCCGGCCGGCCCTTCTGAAGTGGAAGTTCTTGCTGATGCATCTGCTAATCCGGCTTTCGTTGCTGCCGACTTATTGTCTCAGGCAGAGCACGGAGTCGATAGTCAGGCTGTGTTGATTAGCACCTCTGCAGAACTGATTGAGAAGGTTTTTTTAGAGGTAGAGCAACAACTGGCTCGTCTTCCACGAAAAGAAATTGCTGCCAAGTCATTGGAAAATAGCAAGCTGATTTTGGTGAACGATATGGATGAAGCTATCACAATGACCAATGAATATGCTCCCGAACACCTCATTATTGAAACGGAGAGTTATATGGAAGTAGCCGAACAAATAGTAAACGCAGGTTCTGTGTTTCTCGGCTCTCTTACACCAGAGAGTGCCGGTGATTATGCTTCGGGCACTAATCATACTCTTCCTACCAATGGATATGCGAAAGCTTACAGCGGTGTGAGTCTGGATAGTTTTATCCGCAAAATTACATTCCAGGAGATTAACCGTCAGGGTATCGAAACCATCGGCCCGGCTATTGAAATAATGGCTGCCAATGAACAACTGGATGCTCATAAGAATGCTGTGACGGTAAGGCTTAACAGTTTAAAATAGTGAAACAATGAAAGCATTAAAAGAATTAACCCGTCCCAATATATGGGATTTAAAACCCTATTCATCGGCTCGTGATGAATATAAAGGTTTAGAAGCTTCAGTCTTTCTCGATGCAAATGAAAATCCGTATAACAATCCCTATAATCGCTATCCCGATCCGTTGCAGAGAGATTTGAAAGAGATGCTTGCTCCAATAAAGAAAGTAAAACCAGAGAATATCTTCCTGGGGAATGGTAGTGATGAAGCAATTGACCTTGTATACCGTGCCTTTTGTGAGCCGGATGTAGACAATGTGGTTGCCATTGATCCTACTTATGGTATGTATAAGGTTTGTGCGGATGTGAATAATGTAGATTATCGCAATGTGTTACTGAATGCTGATTACCAGTTTTCGGCAGATGATTTGCTGGCCTCTGCGGATGAACGAACCAAACTTATTTTTCTTTGTTCGCCAAACAATCCTACCGGAAACGATATGTTGCGTTCGGAGATAGAAAAGATTATCACCACTTTTGATGGTCTGGTGATTCTGGATGAGGCTTATAATGATTTTTCAGATAGACCTTCTTTTCTTTCAGAGCTAGATAAATATCCCAATCTGATTGTTCTTCAAACATTCTCCAAAGCAATGGGATGTGCCGGTATCCGTCTGGGTATGGCATTCGCTTCAGCAGAAATTATTGACATTCTCAATAAGATTAAGTATCCGTATAATGTAAATCTGCTCACTCAGCACCAGGCTATGGAAATGTTGAAAAACTATCCTCAGGTTGAGGCTTGGGTAAAAACGTTGATTGAGGAACGTGCTTATCTGGAAAAAACCTTTTCAGCCCTTCCTTGCACGGAAAAAATTTATCCTTCGGATGCCAACTTCTTCTTGGCAAAAGTAACCGATGCCAAAGCTATTTATGACTATCTGGTAGCAAAAGGTATCATTGTCCGCAATCGTAGTTCCATTGCTCTTTGCAAGGACTGCCTGCGTGTAACGGTGGGAACCCGTGAGGAGAACAACCAGCTGATTGAAGCTTTGAAGCAATACAAATAAAGTGTAGAAATGAAGAAAGTATTATTTATAGATAGAGATGGAACATTGGTTATTGAACCACCCGTTGATTTTCAACTCGACTCTCTGGAAAAGCTGGAGTTTTATCCAAAGGTATTTAAGAATCTTGGTTTTATCCGCAGCAAGCTCGACTTTGAGTTTGTGATGGTAACCAATCAGGATGGGCTGGGTACAGATTCTTTTCCGGAAGAGACTTTTTGGCCTGCACATAATAAAATGCTGAAAGCTTTTGAAAATGAAGGAATCACTTTCGATGATTTCCTGATTGATCCAAGTATGCCGGAGGAGAATAGTCCAAATCGCAAACCGGGTATCGGGATGATGGAAAAATACCTCAAAGAAGGAGCTTATGACATAGCCAACAGTTTTGTACTGGGCGATCGCATCACAGATGTGCAGTTGGCAAAGAACCTGGGATGTAAGGCTATCTATTTGCAGGATTCAACGGATGAACTGAAGCGTAAAGGCTTGGAAGATGTTTGTGCACTGGCAACTGCCGACTGGGACCGCATTACGGAATTCCTCTTTGCAGGGGAACGCACTGCACAGGTACAACGAACCACAAAGGAAACAGATATATTTGTGAAGCTGAACTTAGACGGAACCGGCGCATGCGATATCTCTACCGGACTAGGATTCTTTGATCACATGCTTGAACAGATAGGCAAGCATTCGGGTATGGATTTAACTATTAAGGTAAAAGGTGATTTGGAAGTGGACGAACATCACACCATTGAAGATACAGCCATTGCATTGGGCGATTGCATCTATCAGGCTTTGGGGAACAAACGTGGTATTGAGAGATACGGCTATTGTCTTCCTATGGATGATTGTCTGTGTCAGGTAGCACTCGACTTCGGGGGACGCCCTTGGT encodes the following:
- the hisD gene encoding histidinol dehydrogenase, coding for MKVIKYPQKEEWKEILKRPALNTESLNDTVKGILNRVKAEGDKAVLECEATFDKVQLNSLAVAPEEIKEAESLISEELKTAILLAKENIETFHTAQRFTGKKVETRPGVVCWQKAVGIEKVGLYIPGGTAPLFSTVLMLATPARIAGCKEIVLCTPPNREGKVHPAILFAAQQAGVNKIFKAGGVQAIAAMAYGTESVPKVYKIFGPGNQYVTAAKQLVSLRDVAIDMPAGPSEVEVLADASANPAFVAADLLSQAEHGVDSQAVLISTSAELIEKVFLEVEQQLARLPRKEIAAKSLENSKLILVNDMDEAITMTNEYAPEHLIIETESYMEVAEQIVNAGSVFLGSLTPESAGDYASGTNHTLPTNGYAKAYSGVSLDSFIRKITFQEINRQGIETIGPAIEIMAANEQLDAHKNAVTVRLNSLK
- the hisC gene encoding histidinol-phosphate transaminase, giving the protein MKALKELTRPNIWDLKPYSSARDEYKGLEASVFLDANENPYNNPYNRYPDPLQRDLKEMLAPIKKVKPENIFLGNGSDEAIDLVYRAFCEPDVDNVVAIDPTYGMYKVCADVNNVDYRNVLLNADYQFSADDLLASADERTKLIFLCSPNNPTGNDMLRSEIEKIITTFDGLVILDEAYNDFSDRPSFLSELDKYPNLIVLQTFSKAMGCAGIRLGMAFASAEIIDILNKIKYPYNVNLLTQHQAMEMLKNYPQVEAWVKTLIEERAYLEKTFSALPCTEKIYPSDANFFLAKVTDAKAIYDYLVAKGIIVRNRSSIALCKDCLRVTVGTREENNQLIEALKQYK
- the hisB gene encoding bifunctional histidinol-phosphatase/imidazoleglycerol-phosphate dehydratase HisB, producing the protein MKKVLFIDRDGTLVIEPPVDFQLDSLEKLEFYPKVFKNLGFIRSKLDFEFVMVTNQDGLGTDSFPEETFWPAHNKMLKAFENEGITFDDFLIDPSMPEENSPNRKPGIGMMEKYLKEGAYDIANSFVLGDRITDVQLAKNLGCKAIYLQDSTDELKRKGLEDVCALATADWDRITEFLFAGERTAQVQRTTKETDIFVKLNLDGTGACDISTGLGFFDHMLEQIGKHSGMDLTIKVKGDLEVDEHHTIEDTAIALGDCIYQALGNKRGIERYGYCLPMDDCLCQVALDFGGRPWLVWDAEFNREKIGEMPTEMFLHFFKSLSDAAKMNLNIKAEGQNEHHKIEGIFKALARALKMAVKRDIYHYELPSTKGVL